One genomic window of Sporosarcina ureae includes the following:
- a CDS encoding ATP-binding cassette domain-containing protein produces the protein MHETPILQVKNLCKQYGTGCLVCRDIQQNSLEKNYCKNCGTVFAVRDVSLDLYRGEILGIVGESGSGKSTMMQCLYFDTDITSGAAYINRPGKENENVFELSSQQKRLIRNHDYGMVYQNPVHGLKMNFSSIGNIAEKLIAAGNRNVSDMEATGKRLLTNVHIPLHRMKEEPENFSGGMQQRVQIAKALSNNPPILFLDEVTTGLDLSVQANVLDLIKKIQRELQISMIVVSHDLAVIRMLADRTIVMLNGEIIEEGLTDQVLEDPQHAYTQQLVYSLL, from the coding sequence ATGCATGAAACTCCGATTTTACAGGTTAAGAATTTGTGTAAGCAATATGGCACGGGCTGTCTTGTATGCCGAGATATACAGCAAAATAGTTTGGAGAAAAATTACTGTAAAAATTGTGGAACAGTTTTTGCCGTGCGAGACGTCTCTTTAGATCTTTATCGTGGAGAAATTTTGGGGATTGTTGGAGAAAGTGGAAGTGGCAAATCGACGATGATGCAGTGCTTATATTTTGATACCGACATCACATCCGGAGCGGCATACATTAACCGACCGGGGAAAGAAAACGAAAATGTTTTTGAATTATCCTCTCAGCAAAAGCGGTTGATTCGAAATCATGATTATGGCATGGTGTATCAAAATCCCGTCCACGGGCTGAAGATGAACTTTTCATCGATTGGCAATATAGCGGAAAAATTAATTGCGGCAGGAAATCGAAATGTGTCGGATATGGAGGCCACAGGAAAAAGGTTGCTTACGAATGTTCATATTCCGTTGCATCGCATGAAAGAGGAACCTGAAAATTTTTCGGGTGGGATGCAGCAACGCGTACAAATTGCTAAAGCGTTATCGAATAACCCACCTATTTTGTTTTTGGATGAAGTAACAACTGGGCTAGACTTGTCGGTGCAAGCAAATGTACTAGATTTAATCAAAAAAATCCAAAGAGAGCTACAAATCAGCATGATCGTGGTGTCACATGATTTGGCAGTGATTCGGATGCTGGCTGACCGTACTATTGTCATGTTAAACGGCGAAATAATTGAAGAAGGTTTGACAGATCAAGTTTTAGAAGACCCACAACATGCGTATACACAACAACTGGTGTACTCATTACTATAG